One window from the genome of Carnobacteriaceae bacterium zg-84 encodes:
- a CDS encoding arginine repressor, which translates to MNKKEIRHQLIRSLVLENRISTQVELQQALRDHGIKVTQATLSRDIKDLNLVKISSDEDSQYVIHSFTKIKWEERLRFHMEDALINILPVQHQVVIKTMPGVAQSFGAILDGIMFPEAIATICGDDTCLIICKDNEHALLCFDRLKQYAPPHFFE; encoded by the coding sequence ATGAACAAAAAAGAAATTCGACATCAACTTATTCGTTCGCTTGTATTAGAAAACAGAATCAGTACACAAGTAGAATTACAACAAGCTTTACGTGATCACGGTATTAAAGTAACACAAGCAACTCTATCCCGTGATATTAAAGATTTAAACTTAGTAAAAATTTCTTCTGATGAAGATTCCCAATATGTCATACATAGCTTTACAAAAATCAAATGGGAAGAGCGTCTACGTTTCCATATGGAAGACGCGCTTATCAATATTTTGCCAGTTCAACATCAAGTTGTCATTAAAACGATGCCTGGTGTTGCACAATCTTTTGGTGCCATTTTAGATGGCATTATGTTCCCCGAAGCGATTGCTACAATTTGTGGAGATGATACATGCCTTATCATTTGCAAAGACAATGAGCATGCTCTTCTTTGCTTCGATCGTCTAAAACAATACGCTCCACCTCACTTTTTTGAGTAA
- a CDS encoding IS1182 family transposase, giving the protein MFYKETHPNDEIILNTLSELVPKDHLLRKIDKSIDFNFIYEITSPYYSHTNGRNSLDPVVLFKLVFLKDIYGIKSMRETIKRVETDVAFRWFLNLPFSKPTPHYSTFSQNYIRRFQGTSVFEDIFNTIVHQAISHHLISGTALFTDSTHIKANANKNKFRNAVIEVVQERKRDLENEINAEREAIGKKPFSYTDKIISKNIKESTTDKESGYYHRDNKEKGFMYLDHRSVDGKHNFIVDCFITPGNVHDSVPYVSRLTHIIETFHFNVNCVALDSGYYKKDILKFLEEKKIFSVIGYRRFHRNPDHKFFRYDSSRDCFTDTRTGEIYTYRNIDRQGYKQYRISDNSNKRILRRAIDADVYDRCRERRLSTFGKALYKRRKETIERSFADSKQNRLFVKLCWWREIVSMLVVNGINHSLPFSHSFSATENGVV; this is encoded by the coding sequence ATGTTTTATAAAGAAACTCACCCAAATGATGAAATCATATTAAACACATTGTCCGAATTAGTACCAAAAGACCATTTACTACGTAAAATTGATAAATCAATTGATTTCAATTTTATTTATGAGATTACTTCTCCTTATTATAGCCATACGAATGGTCGCAATAGTTTAGACCCTGTTGTTTTATTTAAATTGGTCTTTTTAAAAGATATTTATGGCATTAAATCCATGCGAGAAACCATTAAACGTGTCGAAACGGATGTAGCGTTTAGATGGTTTTTAAACCTCCCTTTCTCTAAACCTACCCCACATTATTCTACTTTCTCTCAAAATTATATTCGCCGTTTTCAAGGGACGTCTGTGTTTGAAGATATATTTAATACTATTGTACACCAAGCTATCTCACATCATTTAATTAGCGGCACAGCTTTATTTACAGATTCCACACACATTAAAGCAAACGCCAATAAAAATAAATTTAGAAACGCCGTTATTGAAGTGGTTCAAGAACGTAAGCGAGATTTAGAAAACGAAATCAACGCCGAACGAGAAGCTATTGGAAAAAAGCCTTTTAGCTACACAGATAAAATCATCTCTAAAAACATAAAAGAAAGTACGACTGATAAAGAAAGCGGATATTACCATCGGGATAATAAAGAAAAAGGATTTATGTACTTAGACCATCGTAGTGTCGATGGTAAACACAATTTTATTGTAGACTGCTTTATTACACCGGGGAACGTGCATGATAGTGTACCGTATGTGTCACGATTAACACATATAATAGAAACATTTCATTTTAATGTGAATTGTGTCGCGTTAGATAGCGGATATTATAAAAAAGACATTTTAAAATTTTTAGAAGAGAAAAAGATATTTTCTGTGATTGGGTATAGACGTTTTCATCGCAATCCTGACCATAAGTTTTTTCGCTATGATTCATCTAGAGATTGTTTTACGGATACACGTACGGGAGAAATTTACACCTACAGAAACATTGATAGACAAGGATATAAGCAGTATCGTATAAGCGATAACAGTAATAAACGGATACTACGTCGAGCGATAGATGCTGATGTATACGATAGATGTCGTGAACGTCGATTATCTACGTTTGGGAAAGCACTATATAAACGACGGAAAGAAACGATTGAGCGTAGCTTTGCAGACTCTAAACAAAATCGGC